Proteins from a genomic interval of Acetobacterium woodii DSM 1030:
- a CDS encoding PSP1 domain-containing protein: protein MGKSVVGVRFKKVGKIYYFDPLDIEFEQFDPVIVETVRGVEYGEIALTARVVEEEEMVAPVKPVIRKATENDTLEYNKLKKNEQDAKEVFINKAKKHKLEMKLIDVEYTFDQKKAIFYFTAEGRVDFRELVKDLASIFKVRIELRQIGVRDEAKLFKGLGVCGRTTCCAQWLGDFTPVSIKMAKEQNLSLNSTKISGICGRLLCCLTYEQEFYETVSKKLPKVGQKVITADGEGEVFKLSILEETVFVKMQVNKDETEVKKYLLEEIEVKKYEKIKKDK, encoded by the coding sequence ATGGGAAAATCAGTCGTTGGCGTACGATTTAAAAAAGTCGGAAAAATATATTATTTTGATCCCTTAGATATTGAGTTTGAGCAGTTTGATCCAGTTATTGTTGAAACTGTCAGAGGTGTTGAATATGGTGAAATTGCATTAACTGCCAGAGTGGTGGAAGAAGAAGAAATGGTGGCCCCGGTAAAACCGGTTATTCGCAAAGCGACCGAAAATGATACCCTCGAATACAATAAACTTAAGAAAAATGAGCAGGATGCGAAAGAGGTGTTCATTAATAAAGCCAAAAAACATAAGCTGGAAATGAAATTGATTGATGTCGAATATACCTTCGATCAGAAAAAAGCAATTTTCTATTTTACCGCCGAAGGTCGGGTTGATTTTAGAGAACTGGTCAAAGATCTGGCTTCGATTTTTAAAGTGCGGATTGAACTTCGCCAAATCGGAGTTCGGGATGAGGCCAAATTATTTAAAGGATTGGGTGTTTGCGGGCGAACCACATGTTGTGCGCAATGGTTGGGAGATTTTACACCAGTGTCCATTAAAATGGCGAAAGAGCAGAATCTATCGCTTAATTCGACAAAAATATCCGGCATTTGTGGACGGCTTTTATGTTGTTTAACCTATGAGCAGGAATTTTATGAAACGGTATCAAAAAAATTACCTAAAGTTGGACAGAAAGTAATTACGGCCGATGGTGAAGGGGAAGTCTTTAAATTAAGTATTCTTGAAGAAACCGTTTTCGTCAAAATGCAGGTGAACAAGGACGAAACCGAGGTGAAAAAATATCTTCTTGAAGAAATCGAAGTAAAAAAATACGAAAAAATCAAAAAAGACAAATAA
- a CDS encoding 4Fe-4S binding protein, protein MAYKITDECIACGSCADECPVEAISEGDIYVIDAALCTDCGSCAEQCPVEAIVQE, encoded by the coding sequence ATGGCTTATAAAATTACAGATGAATGTATTGCTTGTGGATCATGCGCGGACGAATGTCCAGTAGAAGCAATTTCTGAAGGCGATATCTACGTTATTGATGCAGCTCTTTGTACTGACTGTGGTTCTTGTGCAGAACAATGTCCAGTCGAAGCAATTGTTCAAGAGTAG